The Strigops habroptila isolate Jane chromosome 8, bStrHab1.2.pri, whole genome shotgun sequence genome includes a window with the following:
- the C8H1orf210 gene encoding type III endosome membrane protein TEMP, translating to MAPACLLGVCSLLCAWAVATGHPCNLDHQGWADCHGKSLQNAPSSLPSNITSLDLSFNSLVMPHHRTLLMHFPSLHTLNLSSNALLVLSPAAFSNLGALRLLDLSSCSITYLHMDAFKGLGNLHTLLLRNNSLQELEVSLFLPLKALFHLDLQQNALVSVDMWSLQLMDAVPQVQLEGNPWLCDCSAHPLQQWLQRRQALQVTCASPPWLRGRELAALDSQDLGCRMKQRFPREVSTVQQITVTHSNTTAPPTGKGGRSWPYLVGFLGAAIGISILVALVAKCKMFHKNFTSYHHRPLPETSSIGGSPMEDGSSWDRGSSGQGASENHPMPGAADLQGEDDDGFIEDNYIQPSEQVPEEEERQLHLSI from the exons GGATGGGCCGACTGCCATGGGAAGAGCCTCCAGAATGCTCCAAGTTCCCTTCCAAGCAACATCACCAGTTTGGACCTCTCCTTCAACTCCTTGGTCATGCCCCATCACAGGACTCTTTTGAtgcatttcccttccctgcacACCCTCAACCTCTCTAGCAATGCCCTGCTGGTTCTGAGCCCAGCAGCCTTCTCCAACCTTGGGGCACTGCGTCTGCTGGacctgagcagctgcagcatcacctACCTCCACATGGACGCTTTCAAGGGCTTGGGAAACTTGCACACACTGCTCCTAAGAAACAACAGCCTGCAAGAGCTTGAGGTCTCTTTGTTCCTGCCACTGAAGGCACTTTTCCACCTGGACCTGCAGCAGAACGCGCTGGTCTCTGTGGACATGTGGAGCCTGCAGCTGATGGACGCAGTCCCGCAGGTCCAGCTGGAAGGGAACCCCTGGCTCTGTGACTGCAGCGCGCAccctctgcagcagtggctgcagcgCAGGCAAG ctctgcaggtgaCCTGCGCATCACCCCCATGGCTGCGGGGCCGGGAGCTCGCAGCGCTGGATTCCCAGGACCTGGGCTGCCGGATGAAGCAGCGGTTCCCTCGGGAGGTCAGCACAGTGCAGCAGATCACAGTGACCCACAGCAACA CCACCGCCCCACCCActgggaaagggggaaggagcTGGCCGTACCTGGTGGGCTTCCTAGGGGCAGCAATTGGCATCTCCATCCTGGTCGCGCTGGTTGCCAAGTGCAAGATGTTCCACAAGAACTTCACCAGCTACCACCACCGGCCACTGCCCGAAACCAGCTCAATCGGAGGCAGCCCCATGGAGGATGGCAGCAGCTGGGACAGGGGCTCCTCAGGCCAAGGGGCCTCCGAGAACCACCCTATGCCTGGTGCTGCCGACCTGCAAGGTGAGGATGATGATGGCTTCATCGAGGACAACTATATTCAGCCAAGTGAGCAGGTGCCGGAGGAAGAGGAGCGGCAGTTGCACCTCTCCATCTGa
- the TMEM125 gene encoding transmembrane protein 125, with the protein MPELAELSSPRTPADADHIQRNILEEHVELWWFQDPKKSILCYGVAVALILSCGIGGIILLYSTSSRSGEWRLAVGTTLCLLALLVLLKQLLSSAIQDMNCIRSRDQIELLKSGGFSDCLVLLLSALVLLVCGVVLTILSTTTMQLSPARPLASMFTSGVVLLTAGSAILLCLLLYLLCTSCRQAAPRSLETGDIRVFTISGRLAPNRRLPPTSSMANLI; encoded by the coding sequence ATGCCggagctggcagagctgagcagcccCCGGACCCCTGCAGACGCAGACCACATCCAGAGGAACATCCTGGAGGAGCATGTGGAGCTCTGGTGGTTCCAGGACCCCAAGAAGTCCATCCTGTGCTACGGGGTGGCTGTGGCACTGATCCTGTCCTGTGGGATCGGGGGCATCATCCTGCTGTACAGCACCAGCAGTCGGTCTGGGGAGTGGCGGCTGGCTGTGGGCACCACGCTGTGCCTCCTGGCTCTGCTCgtgctgctgaagcagctgctgagctctgcaatCCAGGACATGAACTGCATCCGCAGCCGGGATCAGATCGAGCTCCTCAAGAGCGGCGGCTTCTCAGactgcctggtgctgctgctcagcgccctggtgctgctggtctGCGGGGTGGTGCTCACCATCCTCTCCACCACGACCATGCAGCTCAGCCCCGCGCGGCCGCTGGCCAGCATGTTCACCAGTGGGGTTGTCCTCCTGACTGCTGGCAGCGCTatcctcctctgcctgctgctctaCCTGCTCTGCACGTCCTGCCGCCAGGCTGCTCCTCGCAGCCTGGAGACCGGCGACATCCGTGTCTTCACCATCTCCGGCCGCCTTGCTCCAAACAGGCGGCTTCCTCCCACCTCCAGCATGGCCAACCTGATCTAA